The genomic window AGCATCCTGCTGCTCTCCGTTACCGCTCCATGCGCGGATCGAGCGCGTCTCGAAGACCATTCCCGATCAGGTTGATCGACAGCGCCGTCAGGAAGATCATCATGCCGGGCAAGAAGACATTGGTCCAGTTCGTCATGTAGTAGTTCTGCGCTTCCAGCAGCATGTTGCCCCACGACGGCCTGGGCGGCTGAACTCCAAGTCCAAGGAAGCTCAGGGCCGCCTCGGTAATGATGAATGCCGGGATGACTTGCGACGCCCAGATCAGCATGATCGGCAACACGTTCGGAAAGATGTGCCGTCCCACCAGGCGTTTGTTGGTCGCACCGTTTACCCTGGCCGCCTCGATATACGGTTGATTTCGGATGGCGATTGTTTCGCCACGGACGATACGGGCGATGCCTGGCCAAAGCAGCAACGAGAAAATGAGCGCGAGCGTGAAATAACCTGGTCGGTAGATCGACGACACGAGGACCAGAATCGAGATCGCTGGAATCGAAAGCAGCACGTCGGCAAACCGCATGAACGCGGTATCAGTCCACCCAAGCGCGAACCCCGAGACCATGCCAATTGTCGAACCGATCAGGAGCGTCACCAGCGCGGCCATCGTCGCAAAGACCAGCGACACTCGGCCACCATAGGCGAGCCTGGTAAGCACGTCGCGCCCATTTGCGTCGCTGCCAAGGATGAATCCGTTCTCGCCCGGTTGCGATCGGGCGAGGTCGAGGTGATTCTCCTCGTAGTCGAATCCGGTGACGTATGAGGAGATGAATCCGGCGCTCAGAGAGAAAACGACGATCACGATAAGCACCGCCAACGCCACGACCGCCACGCGGTTGCGTTTGAACCGCCGCCAGGCGCGGGCTGCATTGCCACCGCGTGCAGGAACGAGCGTGGACCAGTTCGACTCGAGCGCCATCCGCTCGGTCGTCTCGTTGGCCGAGGTCGCTTCGCTCAACCGCTACCCCTTGTGCGCGATGCGCGGATCGGCAAGCGAATAGAAGATGTCGGCCAGCAGATTGCCAAGCATCGTCAGAAAGGCGAAAAAGAGCGTCGCGCCCATGATGAGCGTGTAGTCATTCGCCTGGGTGGCATTCAGCGTGAGCCGGCCAAGTCCGTTCCAGGCAAAGATCTGTTCGATCAGATAGGCGCCGCCGAACACTTCAGGAAGCGCCAATCCGACCAGCGTCACCAGTGGGAGCAGCGCATTTCGGAAGGCATGACCGTACATCACGCTCCGGCGTGGCAAGCCTTTCGCCTGGGCGGTGCGGATATAGTCCTGTCCGATGGTTTCGAGCATCGATGCCCTGATGAATCGGGTCCAACCCGCGACCTGGACGATGGCCAGGGCAGACGCGGGCAAGATGAGATGCTCGATGCGGTCAGCAACTCCGCCGGTCGTGCGCATATCCTGCATGCCGCTGGCTGGCAGGTATGGGAGGCCCCATTCCTTGAACTTCACCGCGAAAAGAATGATGAGCAACAGCCCCATCCAGAAGCTGGGGATCGCCGCCAGCGCGGTGACCACCACGTTGGAAGCTTGGTCGAACACGGAGTTGTGCTTGACGGCTGCCAGCACACCCAGCGGCACCGAGATCGATAGCGCCAGGACCAGCGAGGTGCAGGTGAGGAGCAACGTGTTTGGAAGCACTCCCAGTATGCGGTCGGTAACCGGCGTGTAGTTGGTCAGTGAGAGCCCCATGTCTCCCTGGAGCAGATCGCCAAGCCAGTTCGCATAGCGCTCGTACCATGGCCGGTCGAGTCCCAGGTTCTGGGTGATCCGTTCGATATCTTCCGGGCGAGCGCGCGGGTTCATTTGCATCGAGCTGACCGGGCTGCCGGGAACGAAGTTCACGATGGCGAACGTCAGGAAGGTGACACCGAGCAGGAGAGGAATCATCTGCAACAACCGGCGGACAATGAACCCGATCACGAGGCCGGACCCTGCTGAGGCGGTCGAAACATCCGGGCGACTAGTCGTTCAAGCGGGGATCGAGCGCGTCACGCAATCCCAATCCGACCAGGTAGGTGCAGAGTGAGGTCAGGAAGATCATGAATCCGGGGAAAAAGACGAACGTCCACGATTGGCGAACAAACTGCTTCGCTTCCTGCAGCATGTTGCCCCAGGACGGCTGCGGCGCTTGCACACCAAGACCGAGATAGCTCAGGGTTGCTTCGGTAAGGATGAGCCCGGGAATGGCAAGCGCGGAATAGACGATGAGCTGCGGAATGATGTTCGGCATCAAATGGCGCACGATGATGCGCTTGTCTGAGGCTCCGATCACCCGGCTCGCTTCGACGAACTCCTGATTCTTGAGTGTCAGGACTTGTCCGCGGACGAGTCGCGAAATTCCCGCCCAGCTCACCAGTGAGATCAGGATCGCGAGCTGCCATGGAGACGGATGGTAGAACGAGGAAACGAGAATAAGCAGCACCAGTGTGGGGATCGAGAGCAAGACATCGGCACTCCGCATGAGGAATGTGTCGACCCAGCCACCGAAATAGCCCGAAATCGAACCGATCGTCCCGCCCAGAATGAGAAGCGAGAACGTTGCGAGACCAGCGACGAGCAGACTGACTCGCCCTCCATACGCCAATCGAGTCAGGATGTCTCGTCCGTTGCCATCGGCGCCGAGGATGTAGTCACCAGTACCTGGCGCCGCAAGCTTGTCGCCCAGGTGGTTTTCGTAATAGTTGAATCCCGTGAAGTGCGAGACTACCGGGGCGAGGATCGCGAACAGGAAGATTCCGATGGTAACGATGAGCGCAACCAACGAGAGGCGGTTTGCCTTGAATCGCCGCCACGCCCGATGCCAATTGCTCTCGATTGGCCGAGCCCGTCCAAGTCCTTCGAAGTCGATCGACACCTGTTGCTCGGCCTGATCGCCCATGAACGGATCGGTGGTGCCGGAATAGAGTTGTTCGGTCTGCATGGTTCTCGGACTCCGTCGCGCCGAACGCTCAGTCTAGCCGGATCCGTGGATCGACCACGGCGTACAGCAGATCGGCCACGAGATTTCCGATGATAACGAGCACCGCAAAGATCAGCGTAATGCCCATCACGAGCGTATGGTCCTTGTCGCCGATCGCGGTGATCGTAAGTCGGCCCATGCCCGGATAGGCAAAGACATTCTCGACAACCAGCGCGCCCGCGAAGATATCCGGAATCGTCAAGCCAACGATCGTCACCAGCGGAATGAGCGCGTTGCGCAGCCCATGACCGTAGAGAATCGACTTCTCGCGAAGTCCGCGTGCGCGGGCAGCCCGCATATAGTCCTGGCCGAGCACTTCGAGCATGTTCGAGCGCACCCAGAAGAGCCAGATACCCACTTGCGGAATGACAAGCGCGGTGATCGGCAGGATCAAGTGCTCGATTCGGTCTTTGATGCCGCCGTCCCCTCTCAGGTCGCGCACACCTCCGACTGGTAGCGACGGGAACCCCCACTTATCGAACTGCACTGAAAAGATGATGATCAGCAGGAGCCCGAGCCACACCGTGGGAATCGCATAGCCGGCCACCGAGAGCACGCTGGTGACGCGATCGACGATCCCATTGCGGTGGGTGGCTGCGTAGATTCCCAGCGGCACTGCAATCGCCAACGAGATGGTCGTGGACAAGAGTGAGAGCAGGAGGGTATTGAACATCACCTCCTGGATGCGATCGGTGACCGGGCGGAAGTTGATGAGCGACAGTCCCAGATCGCCGCGCAGGACATTCCCGACCCAAATGAAGTAGCGCTTCCAAACCGGCTCATCCAGCCCAAGGTTGTGCCGGATACGTTCGATGTCCTCGGGCTTGACCCGCGGGTTGAACTCCATGTTCTGCAGCGGACTGCCAGCCGCGTTGATGATGAGGAACGTGATGAGCGTGATCCCGAACAGGATCGGAATCATCTGCAGCAGTCGCCGAACAATGTACCGGAGCATGAAGGTGACCTCGACGAGGACGTCGGTATGGCGCGCCTAAGGGGTACTGCCTGAGAGCATAGCGCAAACAAAGAAGCGTCGGGAGGAACGAATCCTCCCGACGCAACTGTACTTTTATTCGGCGACAGCCACGTATGGCAGC from Thermomicrobiales bacterium includes these protein-coding regions:
- a CDS encoding ABC transporter permease, coding for MSEATSANETTERMALESNWSTLVPARGGNAARAWRRFKRNRVAVVALAVLIVIVVFSLSAGFISSYVTGFDYEENHLDLARSQPGENGFILGSDANGRDVLTRLAYGGRVSLVFATMAALVTLLIGSTIGMVSGFALGWTDTAFMRFADVLLSIPAISILVLVSSIYRPGYFTLALIFSLLLWPGIARIVRGETIAIRNQPYIEAARVNGATNKRLVGRHIFPNVLPIMLIWASQVIPAFIITEAALSFLGLGVQPPRPSWGNMLLEAQNYYMTNWTNVFLPGMMIFLTALSINLIGNGLRDALDPRMER
- a CDS encoding ABC transporter permease encodes the protein MIGFIVRRLLQMIPLLLGVTFLTFAIVNFVPGSPVSSMQMNPRARPEDIERITQNLGLDRPWYERYANWLGDLLQGDMGLSLTNYTPVTDRILGVLPNTLLLTCTSLVLALSISVPLGVLAAVKHNSVFDQASNVVVTALAAIPSFWMGLLLIILFAVKFKEWGLPYLPASGMQDMRTTGGVADRIEHLILPASALAIVQVAGWTRFIRASMLETIGQDYIRTAQAKGLPRRSVMYGHAFRNALLPLVTLVGLALPEVFGGAYLIEQIFAWNGLGRLTLNATQANDYTLIMGATLFFAFLTMLGNLLADIFYSLADPRIAHKG
- a CDS encoding ABC transporter permease yields the protein MQTEQLYSGTTDPFMGDQAEQQVSIDFEGLGRARPIESNWHRAWRRFKANRLSLVALIVTIGIFLFAILAPVVSHFTGFNYYENHLGDKLAAPGTGDYILGADGNGRDILTRLAYGGRVSLLVAGLATFSLLILGGTIGSISGYFGGWVDTFLMRSADVLLSIPTLVLLILVSSFYHPSPWQLAILISLVSWAGISRLVRGQVLTLKNQEFVEASRVIGASDKRIIVRHLMPNIIPQLIVYSALAIPGLILTEATLSYLGLGVQAPQPSWGNMLQEAKQFVRQSWTFVFFPGFMIFLTSLCTYLVGLGLRDALDPRLND
- a CDS encoding ABC transporter permease, giving the protein MLRYIVRRLLQMIPILFGITLITFLIINAAGSPLQNMEFNPRVKPEDIERIRHNLGLDEPVWKRYFIWVGNVLRGDLGLSLINFRPVTDRIQEVMFNTLLLSLLSTTISLAIAVPLGIYAATHRNGIVDRVTSVLSVAGYAIPTVWLGLLLIIIFSVQFDKWGFPSLPVGGVRDLRGDGGIKDRIEHLILPITALVIPQVGIWLFWVRSNMLEVLGQDYMRAARARGLREKSILYGHGLRNALIPLVTIVGLTIPDIFAGALVVENVFAYPGMGRLTITAIGDKDHTLVMGITLIFAVLVIIGNLVADLLYAVVDPRIRLD